The Vicinamibacteria bacterium nucleotide sequence TTCGATCTTGTATCTCACGGCCTGATCGATGAGCTCGTCCTCTCTCAGCTCTTCTTGAATCACCCGGGCTACCTCGAGGCGGATCTCGCTCTCGTCCTCGTAGAACTCGACCTCCCCTTCGTTGCGGAGGTATTCCATGATGATGTTGGCCAGGTGGTTGATTTTTGCACTGGAAAGCCGCATCGTCACCGGGTCGCCTGACGCCCTTCGAGCTCGATCAGACGGGAGCTTGCGAAAGGCATCAGAGGATGATTTTCCTTTCTCGTGCGAGTTTCTTCTTGATCATCTTGAACATCTCTCGATACTCGACGTTGGTTCGGCGCATCTCCTCGGAGTGCTCCGTCAGGATCTCTCGAACTTCGTCGTTGAGGCGGTCCTCCACGAGGAGCTCTTCGGTCATCAGGCCGATCAGCCTCTGCACCATGTTGGAGGGTTGGTCGACCTCGATATAGCCCTTTTCCAGCAGCTCCTTCGTGATACGGTACGAAATGAACTCGATTTGGTTCTTCGTTAGCCTCATAGTGAACAGAAAAGCCTATCATAAGTTTAGGTGAAACCTCAAGTAAAACTGGAGGTTTTTGTGCATTCTTGCCCGATAATGCTCGTTTTGACGGCTTCGGCACTCCCTCTGCCGACACAATCGAAGGTGGAGGGGGTGGTCGCTGGAGTCGTCTTCGAGGACACCGACGGCGACTCGCAACGGGGACCGGGAGAGCCGGGCGTCCCAGGGGTTGTGGTCTGCACGCGGAGCGGCTGCAGGACGACGGCCGAGGACGGCGCTTACGAGGTCCCGGTCGCGCCGGGAACGCAGATCGTCTGGGCGCGCCAGCCGGATGGCTTCCGCTCTCGTTCAGGTTTCTGGCGCCGTGTTCCCGCTGACCCGTTCGAGTGGCTGGTCAATATTCCGTTCGAGCGTAGCGAGGAGACGGTCAGCCAGTTCAGCTTCCTGCACGCTTCCGATACTCATCTCGATGCCGAGAGCCTCCCGAGGTTCCGTCGCCTCCGCCAGATAGCGGCCGAGAGAGACGTCGCTTTCGTTCTTCTCACCGGGGACCTCGTACGGGATGCGCTTCGCGTTTCCGAGGAAACGGCCCGCGAGCGGTACGAGCTTTTGCGGGCCGAGATTGGGACGTTTCCGATGCCGGTTTGGGGCGTACCGGGGAATCACGAGATCTTCGGAATCGAGCGCCATCTTTCGGGCGTCTCGGTGGACCATCCTCTGTACGGTAAGGGCATGTACCGCCGCTTCATGGGCCCTACCTACTACTCCTTCGACTATGGCGGGGTGCACTTCATGGGTCTCGACACCGCGGACATCGAGGACAAGTGGTACTACGGCCA carries:
- a CDS encoding DUF507 family protein, which encodes MRLSSAKINHLANIIMEYLRNEGEVEFYEDESEIRLEVARVIQEELREDELIDQAVRYKIESQAREIPEGSEEWDILYRRYYDDEVSRRQKVIPTSFAPAPEHPH
- a CDS encoding DUF507 family protein → MRLTKNQIEFISYRITKELLEKGYIEVDQPSNMVQRLIGLMTEELLVEDRLNDEVREILTEHSEEMRRTNVEYREMFKMIKKKLARERKIIL
- a CDS encoding metallophosphoesterase, translated to MLVLTASALPLPTQSKVEGVVAGVVFEDTDGDSQRGPGEPGVPGVVVCTRSGCRTTAEDGAYEVPVAPGTQIVWARQPDGFRSRSGFWRRVPADPFEWLVNIPFERSEETVSQFSFLHASDTHLDAESLPRFRRLRQIAAERDVAFVLLTGDLVRDALRVSEETARERYELLRAEIGTFPMPVWGVPGNHEIFGIERHLSGVSVDHPLYGKGMYRRFMGPTYYSFDYGGVHFMGLDTADIEDKWYYGHVDAQQLAWIESDLANVPAETPIVTFNHIPFFSALVSASGY